A genome region from Oceanibaculum indicum P24 includes the following:
- a CDS encoding alpha-glucosidase, with the protein MNDWWRGAVIYQIYPRSFQDSNADGIGDLPGILRRIPYVAQLGVDAIWISPFYRSPMIDFGYDIEDYREVDPIFGTLKDFDLLLAAAHRHGLKVIIDMVLSHTSIRHRWFQESRRTRGNPKDDWYVWADPRPDGTAPNNWLSMFGGPAWTWEPRREQYYLHNFLPEQPDLNLHNHEVQEALITECRFWLERGVDGFRLDACNFLMHDPLLRANPPRPPEAPPTDGVKPNNPYNRQLHIYDKTQPEALDFLRYLRNVTQEYGDIVLIAEIAADDSLKVMQEYAGLGGPLHTAYSFALLGETLDTQLLPETFFPFHDSRRHGWPSWAFSNHDVSRVATRWGGRDAPDAYCKLLIAMLTCLRGTIFLYQGEELGLPEADVPYEQIKDPYGLNFFPDFPGRDGCRTPMPWDDNDRHAGFSTVDGWLPVPNEHLRRSVGAQEATADSVLSFTRNFLRWRKGQAPLILGGIDFLATERNLVAFTRTLGEERLLAAFNLDGTSRTLPLPGPVREEMLNHGLPQGEVTDGQIQLPPFGAFFALLK; encoded by the coding sequence ATGAACGACTGGTGGCGTGGCGCCGTTATTTACCAGATTTATCCAAGAAGCTTCCAGGACAGCAACGCCGATGGCATTGGCGACCTGCCCGGAATCCTGCGGCGCATTCCCTATGTCGCCCAGCTTGGTGTCGATGCGATCTGGATATCCCCCTTCTACCGCTCGCCCATGATCGATTTCGGCTATGACATTGAGGATTACCGGGAGGTCGATCCGATCTTCGGCACGCTGAAGGATTTCGACCTGCTGCTGGCCGCCGCGCACCGGCACGGGCTGAAAGTCATCATCGACATGGTTCTGAGCCACACCTCGATCCGGCATCGCTGGTTTCAGGAATCCCGCCGCACGCGCGGCAATCCCAAGGATGACTGGTATGTATGGGCCGATCCCCGGCCTGATGGCACCGCACCGAACAACTGGCTGTCGATGTTCGGCGGGCCGGCCTGGACCTGGGAGCCGCGCCGCGAGCAATATTACCTGCATAATTTCCTGCCGGAGCAGCCGGACCTGAACCTGCACAATCATGAGGTGCAGGAGGCGCTGATCACCGAATGCCGTTTCTGGCTGGAACGTGGAGTGGACGGTTTCCGGCTGGATGCCTGCAACTTTCTGATGCATGACCCGCTGCTGCGCGCCAACCCGCCGCGCCCGCCGGAGGCACCGCCGACCGACGGGGTGAAGCCCAACAACCCTTATAACCGGCAGCTTCATATTTACGACAAGACCCAGCCGGAGGCTCTTGATTTTCTTCGCTATCTGCGTAACGTGACACAGGAATATGGCGATATCGTCCTGATTGCTGAGATCGCCGCCGACGACAGCCTGAAGGTGATGCAGGAATATGCTGGCCTGGGTGGCCCGCTGCACACCGCCTATTCCTTCGCGCTGCTGGGCGAGACGCTGGACACGCAGCTGCTGCCGGAGACCTTCTTCCCGTTCCACGACAGCCGCCGGCATGGCTGGCCAAGCTGGGCGTTCAGCAACCATGACGTGTCACGTGTCGCCACGCGCTGGGGCGGACGCGATGCCCCAGACGCCTATTGCAAGCTGCTGATCGCAATGCTGACCTGCCTGCGCGGCACGATCTTCCTCTATCAAGGCGAGGAGCTGGGCCTGCCCGAAGCCGATGTCCCCTATGAGCAGATCAAGGACCCTTACGGCCTGAACTTCTTTCCGGATTTTCCGGGTCGTGACGGCTGCCGCACGCCGATGCCCTGGGACGATAATGACCGGCATGCCGGCTTCTCCACGGTCGATGGCTGGCTGCCGGTGCCGAACGAGCATCTGCGCCGCTCCGTCGGCGCGCAGGAGGCCACCGCCGATTCGGTACTGAGCTTCACCCGCAATTTCCTGCGCTGGCGAAAAGGCCAGGCGCCCCTGATCCTGGGCGGCATCGACTTCCTGGCAACGGAACGAAACCTAGTGGCCTTCACCCGGACGCTGGGCGAGGAAAGGCTGCTTGCCGCCTTCAATCTTGACGGCACATCCCGCACCCTGCCGCTTCCCGGACCGGTCCGGGAGGAGATGCTGAACCACGGCCTGCCACAAGGCGAAGTGACGGATGGCCAGATACAGCTGCCGCCCTTCGGTGCCTTCTTTGCGCTGCTCAAATAG
- a CDS encoding NAD(P)H-dependent glycerol-3-phosphate dehydrogenase, producing MAEAPLDKVAVIGAGAWGTALAMTAHRAGRRVSLWAREADVVEAVARDRRNPFLPDYPIPAEIAVSGDLSAVVAQAGLVILVVPSQFLRGMARAVEAVLAAGVPVVICAKGIETDSGKLMSDIVAEEMPGRPQAVLSGPSFASEVAEGQPTAVTVASEDAAGGAEAASSSLAAKICLALGNESFRPYISDDPVGVEVGGAVKNVLAIACGIADGLGMGSNPRAALITRGLAELKRLAEALGGRRETVTGLAGIGDLTLTCSSTQSRNFSFGRALGQGMTPEEALAGKKSVAEGAVNARSVTQLARRLGVEMPICEAVNAILHDGLSIRDAVQALLTRPIKAESRELEPHVILPHPSAANDLQANDMV from the coding sequence ATGGCGGAGGCCCCGTTGGACAAGGTCGCGGTGATCGGCGCCGGGGCCTGGGGCACGGCGCTGGCGATGACGGCGCACCGCGCCGGTCGGCGCGTGTCGCTGTGGGCGCGGGAGGCCGACGTCGTTGAGGCGGTCGCGAGGGACCGCCGCAATCCGTTCCTGCCGGATTATCCCATACCAGCGGAGATTGCCGTCAGCGGCGATCTGTCCGCCGTGGTCGCGCAGGCCGGGCTGGTAATCCTCGTCGTGCCGTCGCAGTTCCTGCGGGGCATGGCGCGCGCTGTCGAGGCGGTGCTGGCCGCCGGCGTGCCGGTGGTGATCTGCGCCAAGGGCATCGAGACCGACAGCGGCAAGCTGATGTCTGATATCGTGGCGGAGGAAATGCCGGGCCGGCCGCAGGCCGTGCTGTCCGGCCCCAGTTTCGCGTCGGAAGTGGCGGAAGGCCAACCGACGGCGGTCACCGTGGCCTCCGAAGATGCTGCCGGCGGGGCAGAGGCGGCGAGTTCCAGCCTGGCGGCGAAGATCTGCCTGGCGCTCGGCAATGAGAGTTTCCGCCCCTACATCTCTGACGATCCGGTCGGTGTCGAAGTTGGCGGTGCGGTAAAGAACGTGCTCGCCATAGCCTGCGGCATTGCCGACGGGCTGGGTATGGGCTCCAACCCGCGCGCCGCGTTGATCACCCGTGGCCTGGCCGAGCTGAAACGCCTGGCCGAGGCGCTGGGAGGACGGCGCGAGACGGTGACCGGCCTGGCCGGCATCGGCGACCTGACACTGACCTGCTCCAGCACGCAGTCGCGCAACTTCTCCTTTGGCCGGGCGCTGGGGCAGGGGATGACCCCGGAAGAGGCACTTGCGGGTAAGAAATCGGTCGCGGAGGGGGCCGTGAATGCGCGCTCCGTTACCCAGCTCGCCCGCCGGCTTGGCGTCGAGATGCCGATCTGCGAGGCGGTGAATGCCATCCTGCATGACGGGCTGTCGATCCGCGACGCTGTGCAGGCACTGCTGACCCGGCCGATCAAGGCGGAATCCCGCGAACTGGAACCGCATGTAATCCTGCCGCACCCCTCGGCGGCGAATGATCTTCAAGCTAACGACATGGTGTAA